In one Mesorhizobium australicum genomic region, the following are encoded:
- a CDS encoding GntR family transcriptional regulator codes for MATFRAIKEEMERRIAAREWEPGAMIPAEEELAREFGSARATVNRALQELARAGVVERKRKAGTRVSLHPVREARFVIPLVRQEIEAEGAEYRYALLSREMERAPDLVRARLGVEGELLHLRCLHLANGAPFQFEDRWINPAAVPGALEESFAGISPNEWLVRNSPFSQADFSFRAARASRSEAEILGLPEGEAVFIAERATFIGDAPVTLVRLVHPPGYVLRTSL; via the coding sequence ATGGCCACCTTCCGGGCGATCAAGGAGGAGATGGAGCGCCGCATCGCCGCGCGGGAATGGGAGCCGGGCGCCATGATTCCCGCCGAGGAGGAGCTGGCGCGCGAGTTCGGCTCGGCGCGGGCGACGGTCAATCGCGCGCTGCAGGAGCTCGCCCGCGCCGGCGTGGTCGAGCGCAAGCGCAAGGCCGGCACCCGCGTCTCGCTCCATCCGGTGCGCGAGGCGCGCTTCGTCATCCCGCTGGTGCGGCAGGAGATCGAGGCGGAGGGCGCGGAATACCGCTATGCGCTGCTGTCGCGCGAGATGGAGCGCGCGCCGGATCTCGTGCGCGCCCGCCTCGGCGTCGAGGGCGAGCTTCTCCACCTGCGCTGCCTGCATCTGGCCAACGGCGCGCCGTTCCAGTTCGAGGACCGCTGGATCAATCCGGCGGCGGTTCCCGGCGCCCTGGAGGAGAGCTTCGCCGGGATCAGCCCGAACGAATGGCTCGTCCGCAATTCGCCCTTCTCCCAGGCCGACTTCTCCTTCCGCGCCGCCCGCGCCTCGCGCTCCGAGGCTGAAATCCTCGGCCTGCCGGAAGGCGAGGCCGTGTTTATCGCCGAGCGTGCGACCTTCATCGGCGACGCGCCGGTCACCCTCGTCCGCCTCGTCCATCCGCCCGGCTACGTCCTGCGCACCTCGCTTTGA